The sequence AATTATGCAAACAACAATTGGACCTAGTGAAGAACACGTTTCAATGGCTGGTATTCCTACTGAAGCAAGTATCCTTGAATTAGTTGATAAGGCTATTCCTGGAAAAGTTGTTAATGTTTACAATCCTCCTGCAGGTGGTGGTAAATTGATGACTATCATGCAAATCCACAAGGATAACGAAGCAGATGAAGGTATTCAAAGACAAGCTGCTATCTTAGCTTTATCAGCTTTTAAGGAATTGAAGACGGTCTTCTTAGTAGATGAAGATGTTGATATCTTTGACATGAACGACGTTGTTTGGACGATGAATACTCGTTTCCAAGGTGATAAAGATATCATGGTTCTACCAGGAATGCGTAATCATCCACTCGATCCTTCAGAAAGACCAGAATATGATCCTAAGTCAATTCGTGTTCGTGGGATGAGTTCTAAGACTATTATCGATGGGACAGTTCCATTTGATATGAAAGATCAATTCATCAGAGCTTCGTTTAAAGAAGTGAAAGACTGGAAGAAATATTTAGATTAAGGAAGTGTTGATATGGCACGTAAGAAAAAAATTGTCATCGGAATTACTGGTGCTTCAGGTACGATTTACGCAATTGATTTGATGAAGAAATTAAGTCAAATTGAAAACGTAGAAACACACGTCGTCATGAGTGCTTGGGCTAAAAAGAATTTGCAACTAGAAACTGATATGTCTCTAGCAGATATTAAGCAGTTAGCAGATTATTTTTACAGTGATAGTGACTTAGGAGCAACGATTGCCAGTGGTTCATTTTTGACTGATGGGATGGTAATCGTACCTGCTAGTATGAAGACTGTTGCCAGTATTGCCGTTGGTATCGGTGATAATTTAATTTCTCGTGCCGCTGACGTCACCTTAAAAGAACAACGTAAATTAATTATTGTTCCCAGAGAAACGCCATTAAATACGATCCATTTGGAAAATATGACTAAATTATCTAAAATGGGCGTACAAATGATTCCTCCTATTCCAGCTTTTTATAATCATCCACAAACCATTCAAGATTTAGTTGATCATCAGACAATGAAAGAATTAGATGCTTTAAGAATTGAAAATGATTCCGACGGTCGTTGGGAGGGGATTTAATGAAATTCTCAGTTACACAAGAAAATTACACAATGGATTTAGAAATATTTGTAATCGGTAAAGATTTATTTGTAACGGTAACTGGTGGTGATACGCCTCATATTGGAACAGTGACGACTTTGACAAAGGACACTGAAATCCAGACGATCCGCTATCCGAGCCATGACGG comes from Companilactobacillus pabuli and encodes:
- a CDS encoding UbiX family flavin prenyltransferase, with the translated sequence MARKKKIVIGITGASGTIYAIDLMKKLSQIENVETHVVMSAWAKKNLQLETDMSLADIKQLADYFYSDSDLGATIASGSFLTDGMVIVPASMKTVASIAVGIGDNLISRAADVTLKEQRKLIIVPRETPLNTIHLENMTKLSKMGVQMIPPIPAFYNHPQTIQDLVDHQTMKELDALRIENDSDGRWEGI